One Vespula pensylvanica isolate Volc-1 chromosome 1, ASM1446617v1, whole genome shotgun sequence genomic region harbors:
- the LOC122637820 gene encoding uncharacterized protein LOC122637820 isoform X4 — MVRACCVLGCPSGVKVPSHRFPGNPKMFIAWKIALPSLKRNILNDEELKKCMEFQHSQEVGILKDDENWNARSSLSYHRELNLSNEIELRPKSTCFYDIICKLRKKQHTLFKQMLLFRWKLKQAEKKYTQHKNTQSLISKLSHTQKQFIRLKLRVIRYKPKILKMLCRSNRKVKALACNISKQRKQNNEHANKDIF; from the exons ATGGTTAGAGCTTGCTGTGTCCTTGGATGCCCATCGGGAGTAAAAGTTCCCTCACATCGTTTTCCAGGAAATCCGAAAATGTTTATAGCTTGGAAAATTGCTTTACCATCgctcaaaagaaatatattaaacgacgaagaattaaaaaaatgtat GGAGTTTCAGCATAGCCAGGAAGTCGGAATTTTGAAGGACGATGAAAATTGGAATGCGAGATCATCGTTATCGTACCATcgagaattaaatttatcgaatgaaatagaaCTTAGACCTAAATCAACATGTTTCTACGACATAATCTGTaaactaagaaaaaaacaacacaCGCTGTTCAAGCAAATGTTATTGTTCAGATGGAAGTTAAAGCAAgccgaaaaaaaatatacacaacATAAAAACACTCAGTCTTTGATATCCAAATTATCACATACACAGAAACAATTTATACGACTTAAATTACGTGTTATTAGGTACAAACCAAAGATTTTAAAGATGTTATGTCGTAGtaatagaaaagtaaaagctTTAGCTTGTAATATttcgaaacaaagaaaacaaaacaatgaGCACGCAAACAAAGACATTTTTTAA
- the LOC122637778 gene encoding COP9 signalosome complex subunit 5-like isoform X1, producing MIHVKYVYEFGLVYSFKEVKEMASTSSDQNIIAQKTWEMSNNVETISTVDEIYRYDKKEQQDILAAKPWEKDPHFFKDIKISALALLKMVMHARSGGTLEVMGLLLGKVTANTMIVMDSFALPVEGTETRVNAQAQAYEYMTAYIEAAKQVGRQENAIGWYHSHPGYGCWLSGIDVSTQMLNQNFQEPFVAIVIDPVRTISAGKVCLGAFRTYPKGYKPANEEPSEYQTIPLNKIEDFGVHCKQYYSLEVSYFKSSLDRRLLDSLWNKYWVNTLSSSSLLTNADYTTGQIFDLSDKLEQSEVALGRGFVLGGTDPHDRSTVEKLIKATRDSSKTTIEVIHGLMAQVIKDKLFNQVGTNMTDSC from the exons ATGATTCATGTTAAATATGTTTATGAATTTGGTTTAG TTTATAGCTTTaaggaagtaaaagaaatggCTAGTACATCCAGtgatcaaaatattattgctCAAAAGACTTGGGAGATGTCAAATAATGTTGAAACAATCAGTACAGTCGATGAAATCTACagatatgataaaaaagaacaacaagaTATATTGGCAGCTAAACCATGGGAAAAAGA TCctcattttttcaaagatattaaaatctcAGCATTAGCATTGTTAAAAATGGTAATGCATGCACGTTCTGGTGGAACATTAGAGGTAATGGGTCTTCTGCTTGGAAAAGTAACAGCAAATACAATGATTGTTATGGATTCTTTTGCATTACCTGTTGAAGGGACAGAAACAAGGGTTAATGCGCAAGCTCAAGCATATGAATATATGACTGCATATATAGAAGCTGCAAAACAG gTTGGCAGACAAGAGAATGCTATTGGTTGGTATCATAGTCATCCAGGTTATGGATGTTGGTTGTCTGGTATTGATGTGTCTACACAAATGcttaatcaaaattttcaagaacCATTTGTTGCTATTGTAATTGATCCTGTGCGAACTATTTCTGCAGGTAAAGTTTGCTTAGGAGCATTTAGAACTTATCCAAAG GGATATAAGCCTGCTAATGAGGAACCATCAGAGTATCAAACGATacctttaaataaaatcgaagacTTTGGTGTACAttgtaaacaatattattcgtTAGAAGTATCATATTTCAAATCGTCATTAGATAGACGATTGTTAGATTCCTTATGGAATAAATACTGGGTGAATACTCTTAGTTCTTCTAGTCTATTAACAAATGCAGATTATACTACAGgacaaatatttgatttgtCGGACAAATTAGAACAATCGGAAGTTGCGCTTGGAAGAGGATTTGTTTTAGGTGGAACAGATCCACACGATCGTAGTACAGTAGAAAAACTTATTAAAGCAACACGTGATAGTTCTAAAACTACAATTGAAGTTATACATGGTTTAATGGCACaagttataaaagataaattatttaatcaagtTGGAACAAATATGACAGATTCTTGTTAA
- the LOC122637778 gene encoding COP9 signalosome complex subunit 5-like isoform X3 produces MASTSSDQNIIAQKTWEMSNNVETISTVDEIYRYDKKEQQDILAAKPWEKDPHFFKDIKISALALLKMVMHARSGGTLEVMGLLLGKVTANTMIVMDSFALPVEGTETRVNAQAQAYEYMTAYIEAAKQVGRQENAIGWYHSHPGYGCWLSGIDVSTQMLNQNFQEPFVAIVIDPVRTISAGKVCLGAFRTYPKGYKPANEEPSEYQTIPLNKIEDFGVHCKQYYSLEVSYFKSSLDRRLLDSLWNKYWVNTLSSSSLLTNADYTTGQIFDLSDKLEQSEVALGRGFVLGGTDPHDRSTVEKLIKATRDSSKTTIEVIHGLMAQVIKDKLFNQVGTNMTDSC; encoded by the exons atggCTAGTACATCCAGtgatcaaaatattattgctCAAAAGACTTGGGAGATGTCAAATAATGTTGAAACAATCAGTACAGTCGATGAAATCTACagatatgataaaaaagaacaacaagaTATATTGGCAGCTAAACCATGGGAAAAAGA TCctcattttttcaaagatattaaaatctcAGCATTAGCATTGTTAAAAATGGTAATGCATGCACGTTCTGGTGGAACATTAGAGGTAATGGGTCTTCTGCTTGGAAAAGTAACAGCAAATACAATGATTGTTATGGATTCTTTTGCATTACCTGTTGAAGGGACAGAAACAAGGGTTAATGCGCAAGCTCAAGCATATGAATATATGACTGCATATATAGAAGCTGCAAAACAG gTTGGCAGACAAGAGAATGCTATTGGTTGGTATCATAGTCATCCAGGTTATGGATGTTGGTTGTCTGGTATTGATGTGTCTACACAAATGcttaatcaaaattttcaagaacCATTTGTTGCTATTGTAATTGATCCTGTGCGAACTATTTCTGCAGGTAAAGTTTGCTTAGGAGCATTTAGAACTTATCCAAAG GGATATAAGCCTGCTAATGAGGAACCATCAGAGTATCAAACGATacctttaaataaaatcgaagacTTTGGTGTACAttgtaaacaatattattcgtTAGAAGTATCATATTTCAAATCGTCATTAGATAGACGATTGTTAGATTCCTTATGGAATAAATACTGGGTGAATACTCTTAGTTCTTCTAGTCTATTAACAAATGCAGATTATACTACAGgacaaatatttgatttgtCGGACAAATTAGAACAATCGGAAGTTGCGCTTGGAAGAGGATTTGTTTTAGGTGGAACAGATCCACACGATCGTAGTACAGTAGAAAAACTTATTAAAGCAACACGTGATAGTTCTAAAACTACAATTGAAGTTATACATGGTTTAATGGCACaagttataaaagataaattatttaatcaagtTGGAACAAATATGACAGATTCTTGTTAA
- the LOC122637820 gene encoding uncharacterized protein LOC122637820 isoform X5, with product MVRACCVLGCPSGVKVPSHRFPGNPKMFIAWKIALPSLKRNILNDEELKKCMHSQEVGILKDDENWNARSSLSYHRELNLSNEIELRPKSTCFYDIICKLRKKQHTLFKQMLLFRWKLKQAEKKYTQHKNTQSLISKLSHTQKQFIRLKLRVIRYKPKILKMLCRSNRKVKALACNISKQRKQNNEHANKDIF from the exons ATGGTTAGAGCTTGCTGTGTCCTTGGATGCCCATCGGGAGTAAAAGTTCCCTCACATCGTTTTCCAGGAAATCCGAAAATGTTTATAGCTTGGAAAATTGCTTTACCATCgctcaaaagaaatatattaaacgacgaagaattaaaaaaatgtatg CATAGCCAGGAAGTCGGAATTTTGAAGGACGATGAAAATTGGAATGCGAGATCATCGTTATCGTACCATcgagaattaaatttatcgaatgaaatagaaCTTAGACCTAAATCAACATGTTTCTACGACATAATCTGTaaactaagaaaaaaacaacacaCGCTGTTCAAGCAAATGTTATTGTTCAGATGGAAGTTAAAGCAAgccgaaaaaaaatatacacaacATAAAAACACTCAGTCTTTGATATCCAAATTATCACATACACAGAAACAATTTATACGACTTAAATTACGTGTTATTAGGTACAAACCAAAGATTTTAAAGATGTTATGTCGTAGtaatagaaaagtaaaagctTTAGCTTGTAATATttcgaaacaaagaaaacaaaacaatgaGCACGCAAACAAAGACATTTTTTAA
- the LOC122637820 gene encoding uncharacterized protein LOC122637820 isoform X2, with the protein MVRACCVLGCPSGVKVPSHRFPGNPKMFIAWKIALPSLKRNILNDEELKKCMVCYLHFKDTDYVTMDYKYRKLRPDIVPSINLMSTNVNLLKEQEDKNIMHSQEVGILKDDENWNARSSLSYHRELNLSNEIELRPKSTCFYDIICKLRKKQHTLFKQMLLFRWKLKQAEKKYTQHKNTQSLISKLSHTQKQFIRLKLRVIRYKPKILKMLCRSNRKVKALACNISKQRKQNNEHANKDIF; encoded by the exons ATGGTTAGAGCTTGCTGTGTCCTTGGATGCCCATCGGGAGTAAAAGTTCCCTCACATCGTTTTCCAGGAAATCCGAAAATGTTTATAGCTTGGAAAATTGCTTTACCATCgctcaaaagaaatatattaaacgacgaagaattaaaaaaatgtatggtATGTTACTTGCATTTCAAAGATACTGATTATGTTACAAtggattataaatatagaaaacttAGGCCAGATATTGTTCCaagtataaatttaatgtCTACAAACgttaatcttttaaaagaacaagaagacaaaaatattatg CATAGCCAGGAAGTCGGAATTTTGAAGGACGATGAAAATTGGAATGCGAGATCATCGTTATCGTACCATcgagaattaaatttatcgaatgaaatagaaCTTAGACCTAAATCAACATGTTTCTACGACATAATCTGTaaactaagaaaaaaacaacacaCGCTGTTCAAGCAAATGTTATTGTTCAGATGGAAGTTAAAGCAAgccgaaaaaaaatatacacaacATAAAAACACTCAGTCTTTGATATCCAAATTATCACATACACAGAAACAATTTATACGACTTAAATTACGTGTTATTAGGTACAAACCAAAGATTTTAAAGATGTTATGTCGTAGtaatagaaaagtaaaagctTTAGCTTGTAATATttcgaaacaaagaaaacaaaacaatgaGCACGCAAACAAAGACATTTTTTAA
- the LOC122637820 gene encoding uncharacterized protein LOC122637820 isoform X1 produces the protein MVRACCVLGCPSGVKVPSHRFPGNPKMFIAWKIALPSLKRNILNDEELKKCMVCYLHFKDTDYVTMDYKYRKLRPDIVPSINLMSTNVNLLKEQEDKNIMEFQHSQEVGILKDDENWNARSSLSYHRELNLSNEIELRPKSTCFYDIICKLRKKQHTLFKQMLLFRWKLKQAEKKYTQHKNTQSLISKLSHTQKQFIRLKLRVIRYKPKILKMLCRSNRKVKALACNISKQRKQNNEHANKDIF, from the exons ATGGTTAGAGCTTGCTGTGTCCTTGGATGCCCATCGGGAGTAAAAGTTCCCTCACATCGTTTTCCAGGAAATCCGAAAATGTTTATAGCTTGGAAAATTGCTTTACCATCgctcaaaagaaatatattaaacgacgaagaattaaaaaaatgtatggtATGTTACTTGCATTTCAAAGATACTGATTATGTTACAAtggattataaatatagaaaacttAGGCCAGATATTGTTCCaagtataaatttaatgtCTACAAACgttaatcttttaaaagaacaagaagacaaaaatattat GGAGTTTCAGCATAGCCAGGAAGTCGGAATTTTGAAGGACGATGAAAATTGGAATGCGAGATCATCGTTATCGTACCATcgagaattaaatttatcgaatgaaatagaaCTTAGACCTAAATCAACATGTTTCTACGACATAATCTGTaaactaagaaaaaaacaacacaCGCTGTTCAAGCAAATGTTATTGTTCAGATGGAAGTTAAAGCAAgccgaaaaaaaatatacacaacATAAAAACACTCAGTCTTTGATATCCAAATTATCACATACACAGAAACAATTTATACGACTTAAATTACGTGTTATTAGGTACAAACCAAAGATTTTAAAGATGTTATGTCGTAGtaatagaaaagtaaaagctTTAGCTTGTAATATttcgaaacaaagaaaacaaaacaatgaGCACGCAAACAAAGACATTTTTTAA
- the LOC122637778 gene encoding COP9 signalosome complex subunit 5-like isoform X4 yields the protein MLKQSVQSMKSTDMIKKNNKIYWQLNHGKKNIKISALALLKMVMHARSGGTLEVMGLLLGKVTANTMIVMDSFALPVEGTETRVNAQAQAYEYMTAYIEAAKQVGRQENAIGWYHSHPGYGCWLSGIDVSTQMLNQNFQEPFVAIVIDPVRTISAGKVCLGAFRTYPKGYKPANEEPSEYQTIPLNKIEDFGVHCKQYYSLEVSYFKSSLDRRLLDSLWNKYWVNTLSSSSLLTNADYTTGQIFDLSDKLEQSEVALGRGFVLGGTDPHDRSTVEKLIKATRDSSKTTIEVIHGLMAQVIKDKLFNQVGTNMTDSC from the exons ATGTTGAAACAATCAGTACAGTCGATGAAATCTACagatatgataaaaaagaacaacaagaTATATTGGCAGCTAAACCATGGGAAAAAGA atattaaaatctcAGCATTAGCATTGTTAAAAATGGTAATGCATGCACGTTCTGGTGGAACATTAGAGGTAATGGGTCTTCTGCTTGGAAAAGTAACAGCAAATACAATGATTGTTATGGATTCTTTTGCATTACCTGTTGAAGGGACAGAAACAAGGGTTAATGCGCAAGCTCAAGCATATGAATATATGACTGCATATATAGAAGCTGCAAAACAG gTTGGCAGACAAGAGAATGCTATTGGTTGGTATCATAGTCATCCAGGTTATGGATGTTGGTTGTCTGGTATTGATGTGTCTACACAAATGcttaatcaaaattttcaagaacCATTTGTTGCTATTGTAATTGATCCTGTGCGAACTATTTCTGCAGGTAAAGTTTGCTTAGGAGCATTTAGAACTTATCCAAAG GGATATAAGCCTGCTAATGAGGAACCATCAGAGTATCAAACGATacctttaaataaaatcgaagacTTTGGTGTACAttgtaaacaatattattcgtTAGAAGTATCATATTTCAAATCGTCATTAGATAGACGATTGTTAGATTCCTTATGGAATAAATACTGGGTGAATACTCTTAGTTCTTCTAGTCTATTAACAAATGCAGATTATACTACAGgacaaatatttgatttgtCGGACAAATTAGAACAATCGGAAGTTGCGCTTGGAAGAGGATTTGTTTTAGGTGGAACAGATCCACACGATCGTAGTACAGTAGAAAAACTTATTAAAGCAACACGTGATAGTTCTAAAACTACAATTGAAGTTATACATGGTTTAATGGCACaagttataaaagataaattatttaatcaagtTGGAACAAATATGACAGATTCTTGTTAA
- the LOC122637778 gene encoding COP9 signalosome complex subunit 5-like isoform X2: MKYFYSFKEVKEMASTSSDQNIIAQKTWEMSNNVETISTVDEIYRYDKKEQQDILAAKPWEKDPHFFKDIKISALALLKMVMHARSGGTLEVMGLLLGKVTANTMIVMDSFALPVEGTETRVNAQAQAYEYMTAYIEAAKQVGRQENAIGWYHSHPGYGCWLSGIDVSTQMLNQNFQEPFVAIVIDPVRTISAGKVCLGAFRTYPKGYKPANEEPSEYQTIPLNKIEDFGVHCKQYYSLEVSYFKSSLDRRLLDSLWNKYWVNTLSSSSLLTNADYTTGQIFDLSDKLEQSEVALGRGFVLGGTDPHDRSTVEKLIKATRDSSKTTIEVIHGLMAQVIKDKLFNQVGTNMTDSC; this comes from the exons ATGAAGTATT TTTATAGCTTTaaggaagtaaaagaaatggCTAGTACATCCAGtgatcaaaatattattgctCAAAAGACTTGGGAGATGTCAAATAATGTTGAAACAATCAGTACAGTCGATGAAATCTACagatatgataaaaaagaacaacaagaTATATTGGCAGCTAAACCATGGGAAAAAGA TCctcattttttcaaagatattaaaatctcAGCATTAGCATTGTTAAAAATGGTAATGCATGCACGTTCTGGTGGAACATTAGAGGTAATGGGTCTTCTGCTTGGAAAAGTAACAGCAAATACAATGATTGTTATGGATTCTTTTGCATTACCTGTTGAAGGGACAGAAACAAGGGTTAATGCGCAAGCTCAAGCATATGAATATATGACTGCATATATAGAAGCTGCAAAACAG gTTGGCAGACAAGAGAATGCTATTGGTTGGTATCATAGTCATCCAGGTTATGGATGTTGGTTGTCTGGTATTGATGTGTCTACACAAATGcttaatcaaaattttcaagaacCATTTGTTGCTATTGTAATTGATCCTGTGCGAACTATTTCTGCAGGTAAAGTTTGCTTAGGAGCATTTAGAACTTATCCAAAG GGATATAAGCCTGCTAATGAGGAACCATCAGAGTATCAAACGATacctttaaataaaatcgaagacTTTGGTGTACAttgtaaacaatattattcgtTAGAAGTATCATATTTCAAATCGTCATTAGATAGACGATTGTTAGATTCCTTATGGAATAAATACTGGGTGAATACTCTTAGTTCTTCTAGTCTATTAACAAATGCAGATTATACTACAGgacaaatatttgatttgtCGGACAAATTAGAACAATCGGAAGTTGCGCTTGGAAGAGGATTTGTTTTAGGTGGAACAGATCCACACGATCGTAGTACAGTAGAAAAACTTATTAAAGCAACACGTGATAGTTCTAAAACTACAATTGAAGTTATACATGGTTTAATGGCACaagttataaaagataaattatttaatcaagtTGGAACAAATATGACAGATTCTTGTTAA
- the LOC122637820 gene encoding uncharacterized protein LOC122637820 isoform X3, which produces MFIAWKIALPSLKRNILNDEELKKCMVCYLHFKDTDYVTMDYKYRKLRPDIVPSINLMSTNVNLLKEQEDKNIMEFQHSQEVGILKDDENWNARSSLSYHRELNLSNEIELRPKSTCFYDIICKLRKKQHTLFKQMLLFRWKLKQAEKKYTQHKNTQSLISKLSHTQKQFIRLKLRVIRYKPKILKMLCRSNRKVKALACNISKQRKQNNEHANKDIF; this is translated from the exons ATGTTTATAGCTTGGAAAATTGCTTTACCATCgctcaaaagaaatatattaaacgacgaagaattaaaaaaatgtatggtATGTTACTTGCATTTCAAAGATACTGATTATGTTACAAtggattataaatatagaaaacttAGGCCAGATATTGTTCCaagtataaatttaatgtCTACAAACgttaatcttttaaaagaacaagaagacaaaaatattat GGAGTTTCAGCATAGCCAGGAAGTCGGAATTTTGAAGGACGATGAAAATTGGAATGCGAGATCATCGTTATCGTACCATcgagaattaaatttatcgaatgaaatagaaCTTAGACCTAAATCAACATGTTTCTACGACATAATCTGTaaactaagaaaaaaacaacacaCGCTGTTCAAGCAAATGTTATTGTTCAGATGGAAGTTAAAGCAAgccgaaaaaaaatatacacaacATAAAAACACTCAGTCTTTGATATCCAAATTATCACATACACAGAAACAATTTATACGACTTAAATTACGTGTTATTAGGTACAAACCAAAGATTTTAAAGATGTTATGTCGTAGtaatagaaaagtaaaagctTTAGCTTGTAATATttcgaaacaaagaaaacaaaacaatgaGCACGCAAACAAAGACATTTTTTAA